A region from the Zea mays cultivar B73 unplaced genomic scaffold, Zm-B73-REFERENCE-NAM-5.0 scaffold_23, whole genome shotgun sequence genome encodes:
- the LOC118474221 gene encoding probable cytochrome c biosynthesis protein: MMGITKQKLGNEHEMSINEFSHYLLFPGLFVAFTYNKKQPPAFGAAPAFWCILLSFLGLSFRHIPNNLSNYNVLTANAPFFYQISGTWSNHEGSIFSWCWIPSFYGFLFCYRYRGRPQSHNVSKRRGYRETFIFSFVSNFVKNSILSLQQKSGAAPQLYTPFVRRTLVDSELRSQSKRPFNGPALFNAPLDPVLKMSFALLGAGRSRGSREGKRTNLLLHLARDEKERASSIDEQQIDGALGIALFFSPFLSASSDPFVRNFFVRTEPLAESNPVPQDPISAIHPPCIYAGDVASAMGFGLCRSKMMNGIVALHSPPMRKDAAEKNGTLLRSAGCVGSHIRSSLFTRSFKHFVGGAPALLLRSNRSLLRRRFFAFSSLWTGALMDTGREQAKRVVVRNGKKDTTTSPLCWTAGANTVVSDQDQEPIRIWILTCWLFLTVGISPGSWWAHHELGRGGWWFRDPVENASFMPRVLATALIHSVILPLLHYWTSLLNILTLPCCVSGTFSIRSGLLAPVHSSATDDTRGRFLWRFFLLITGISMTLFYQMKQVRRTYKKEMVVARSTLVHLRHPARAQPRPVMLWKNLASCWAGYSEPATGWLPDFVPSVALRKSLWRGAAGYF; encoded by the coding sequence ATGATGGGAATAACTAAGCAGAAATTAGGAAATGAGCACGAAATGTCTATAAATGAATTTTCTCATTATTTGTTATTTCCGGGTCTTTTCGTTGCATTCACTTACAACAAGAAACAACCACCAGCGTTTGGTGCAGCACCTGCATTTTGGTGCATTCTTCTTTCTTTCCTTGGTCTTTCGTTCCGTCATATTCCAAATAACTTATCTAATTACAACGTATTAACCGCTAATGCACCTTTTTTTTATCAAATCTCAGGGACATGGTCTAATCATGAGGGTAGTATTTTCTCATGGTGTTGGATCCCAAGTTTTTATGGATTCCTTTTTTGTTACCGGTACCGGGGTCGACCCCAAAGCCATAATGTCTCAAAACGCAGAGGCTATAGAGAAACTTTTATTTTTTCCTTTGTCTCGAACTTCGTGAAGAACTCCATTCTATCTCTCCAACAAAAAAGTGGAGCTGCGCCCCAGTTGTACACTCCCTTCGTTCGGAGAACCCTTGTTGATTCTGAACTTCGTTCGCAAAGTAAGCGTCCTTTTAACGGGCCAGCCCTTTTTAATGCGCCGCTTGACCCAGTTTTGAAAATGAGCTTTGCTCTTCTGGGCGCTGGGCGCTCCCGTGGTTCGCGAGAAGGAAAAAGGACTAATCTTTTGTTACATCTGGCACGAGATGAAAAAGAGAGAGCTTCGTCTATCGATGAACAGCAGATTGACGGAGCTCTTGGCATTGCTTTGTTTTTCTCTCCTTTCCTATCAGCGAGTTCCGATCCTTTTGTTCGAAATTTCTTCGTTCGTACCGAACCGCTTGCAGAATCAAATCCTGTTCCACAAGATCCTATATCAGCTATACATCCTCCTTGCATTTATGCCGGAGACGTCGCCAGTGCTATGGGCTTTGGGTTATGTAGATCAAAAATGATGAATGGGATTGTGGCACTCCACTCGCCGCCAATGCGGAAGGATGCCGCCGAAAAGAATGGAACGCTGCTTCGCTCTGCTGGATGCGTCGGATCCCATATAAGAAGCTCGCTCTTTACCCGATCATTCAAACATTTTGTGGGCGGCGCGCCTGCTCTATTGTTGCGTAGCAATAGAAGCCTGCTTCGGCGGCGCTTTTTCGCCTTCTCTTCGCTCTGGACAGGAGCGCTAATGGACACGGGGAGGGAGCAGGCGAAGCGTGTTGTCGTTCGTAATGGAAAGAAAGACACCACTACTTCGCCTCTTTGTTGGACCGCCGGCGCGAACACAGTGGTCTCTGACCAGGACCAGGAACCAATTCGAATTTGGATCTTGACATGTTGGTTGTTTTTAACCGTAGGCATCTCGCCAGGAAGTTGGTGGGCTCATCATGAATTAGGTCGGGGTGGCTGGTGGTTTCGGGATCCCGTAGAAAATGCGTCTTTTATGCCTCGGGTATTAGCCACAGCTCTTATTCATTCAGTAATTCTACCCCTTCTTCATTATTGGACCTCGCTTCTGAATATTTTGACTCTTCCATGCTGTGTCTCAGGAACCTTTTCAATACGGTCCGGATTGCTAGCTCCCGTTCATAGTTCTGCTACAGACGATACACGAGGAAGATTTTTATGGCGGTTCTTCCTTCTAATTACAGGCATATCTATGACTCTTTTTTACCAGATGAAGCAGGTCCGTAGAACCTATAAAAAAGAGATGGTTGTGGCGCGAAGTACTCTTGTGCACCTACGTCACCCGGCTCGCGCGCAACCCCGCCCCGTTATGTTATGGAAGAATTTAGCTTCTTGCTGGGCTGGTTATTCCGAGCCAGCAACTGGCTGGCTGCCGGATTTCGTCCCGTCCGTAGCGCTTCGGAAGTCACTCTGGCGTGGCGCTGCTGGATACTTCTGA